The following proteins are encoded in a genomic region of Phycisphaera sp.:
- the hppD gene encoding 4-hydroxyphenylpyruvate dioxygenase: MTSTATNTSTSKVVDPLDLIDIDHVRFYVGNAKQAAVFYAQLFGFQVSQVADLTTGSRETAQYLLTQGNIRLLLTTPLTPDHAINEELVKFGDGVKDVALTVADATAAYEQVLRNGGESAYEPYTQSDENGSVTMAGVKAYGRAVHSFVSREGAYALDKVKSGDAFAPGFRQFGAFSLNDYNKQHPCGLKFVDHCVGNVEEGKMNYWVDWYEKVMGFAMFKHFDDADISTEFSALMSKVMASGNNLIKMPINEPAPGKKKSQILEYLEWHSMVPGIQHLALRTDDELKSVAELRRRGVDFLSLPDTYYELVWDRVNKMLTENGHEAVKEDHTKVKDLGILVDADDEGYLLQLFTKPLQDRPTLFFEIISRRGSQSFGKGNFKALFEALELEQEKRGNL; this comes from the coding sequence ATGACCTCCACCGCTACGAACACCAGCACGAGCAAGGTCGTCGATCCGCTCGACCTGATCGACATCGACCACGTCCGCTTCTACGTCGGCAACGCCAAGCAGGCGGCCGTGTTCTACGCCCAGCTCTTCGGCTTCCAGGTCTCCCAGGTCGCCGACCTGACCACCGGCAGCCGCGAGACGGCCCAGTACCTGCTCACGCAGGGCAACATCCGCCTGCTGCTGACCACGCCGCTCACGCCCGATCACGCGATCAACGAGGAGTTGGTCAAGTTCGGCGACGGCGTGAAGGACGTGGCCCTGACGGTGGCCGACGCGACGGCCGCGTACGAGCAGGTGCTGCGCAACGGCGGCGAGAGCGCGTACGAGCCGTACACCCAGAGCGACGAGAACGGTTCGGTGACCATGGCCGGCGTGAAGGCCTATGGCCGGGCCGTGCACAGCTTCGTCAGCCGCGAGGGCGCGTACGCGCTGGACAAGGTCAAGAGCGGCGACGCGTTCGCCCCGGGCTTCCGCCAGTTCGGCGCGTTCTCGCTAAACGACTACAACAAGCAGCACCCCTGCGGCCTCAAGTTCGTCGACCACTGCGTGGGCAACGTCGAAGAGGGCAAGATGAACTACTGGGTGGACTGGTACGAGAAGGTCATGGGCTTCGCGATGTTCAAGCACTTTGATGACGCGGACATCTCCACCGAGTTCAGCGCGCTGATGAGCAAGGTGATGGCCAGCGGCAACAACCTCATCAAGATGCCCATCAACGAGCCCGCCCCGGGCAAGAAGAAGAGCCAGATCCTCGAATACCTCGAGTGGCACAGCATGGTGCCGGGCATCCAGCACCTGGCCCTGCGCACCGACGACGAGCTCAAGAGCGTGGCCGAGCTGCGCCGCCGCGGCGTCGATTTCCTGAGCCTGCCGGACACCTACTACGAGCTGGTCTGGGACCGCGTGAACAAGATGCTCACCGAGAACGGCCACGAGGCGGTCAAGGAAGACCACACGAAGGTCAAGGACCTTGGCATCCTGGTCGACGCCGACGACGAGGGGTACCTGCTCCAGTTGTTCACCAAGCCGCTGCAGGACCGCCCGACCCTGTTCTTCGAGATCATCAGCCGCCGGGGTTCACAGAGCTTCGGTAAGGGCAACTTCAAGGCGCTGTTCGAGGCGTTGGAGTTGGAGCAGGAGAAGCGGGGGAATCTGTAA
- a CDS encoding AAA domain-containing protein, translating to MRFLREITELSIKSVRDTQSYEHCVWLQDIAGAPGCVCRVPGELWTHGDEFWAEVVNQRKPPAPLPPEVCERWIKGVWDDYEQEPTLRDRVLVPAEAQPETDAIREDAAEITQWEEPTKLFASPAVSKDGASDANAHELALADHPDVAEAWQAYLEQQWRPWVDRIQTWLHNRRIYRKFFEIHQAQERLGEAYELVMGFGLLAWAPESGEPVRRHLLCANVELELDPNKGVFTLRPASEGVKLRVELDMVPVDQRPTDLQERMSGAALIADDDPWELGPIENALRSAARALHQDGEYERAMERPGQANAAPRVHIAPALILRKRSTRDLLKVLDAISLDVEEAGALTPLLQLAVEATVDAPENDDHERSPVVDLPEPVYMPLPTNDDQEAIVHKARHAHGVLVQGPPGTGKSHTIANLICHLLATGQRVLVTAQTPRALQVLVGDGEKGGKLPEAIRPLCVGLMGRGRDEMRSLGECVGRILGKREEWTEAHSAKTIAKLKQTLDGLRAQQAGLASDLRQLRERETYQHSFGDGAYKGTLARITRDIEADAARLGWFEDEPEEDASFDPIVRDDLGEFLGLLRSISADDERELAQSYPRRHDLPSPQDFASLAGRERDAKSEAAHWSEPGRWGEALRRTPRDSVEIVATTSQALRAKIEQATARQLPWSDRAVREVLGEHETPWRELLDGSARLIDGLRARARDADEKQVHGAPESLDAEAMRFEATRLVEHLEAGGRLGWSPFKRRPKAVRNAAKLIRPVRIAGRPCEDAAGLRLLIERTETELAVRRLCRLWAGKAHAEHPLLADRVAEIEEHNEVLAAILEAFELLGPSQQGALAAGVSPMPAWSDPQTAAELAASAQYALSRLDLSSLEEQWRATARALPREGDANAHPINTELRRIIEQRDAHGFAAMCPSLEDLWKRSADLARRKSLERGLSEVLPRLVDTAHAQPDDDRWPERLADLDKAWAWACSRQAVRALLEQDDSEELERRYKDTGRRIEQAVENLAAEKAWLSCFTTMNDAHASHLKGWKHAVQKVGKGTGKHAEKYRRDAQRHLEACREAIPAWVMPLHRLYESIQPKAGMFDVAIVDEASQCAQDALVLAYLAKRVIVVGDDQQISPSAGFMDGDVVEMLIRKHLDFLVHKDLFRKGNSLYDAANRWFGNSIVLKEHFRCVPEIIRFSNDLCYSASPLIPLRQDRPSLEPLVCRRVPEGHREGRGQRVVNKPEAVALADAIAECCNDPRYRGKTMGVITLQGSGQAPMIENLLLDRLGPEEIEKRRILCGDAYAFQGDERHVMFLSMVAAPNERIGALTKEDDKRRFNVAASRAQDQMWLFHTATPNDLNPNCVRRRLLDFFQDPRGTFERSTGVSVEQLDRAAVKGDRYPGSQPHPFDSWFEVDVALRIANTGYSVTPQYELARYQIDLVIEGEVDGKLRRLAVECDGDHWHGPEQYAQDVHRQRQLERAGMRFCRIRESAFYANQEKAMEQVWQAVSDLGIGKSL from the coding sequence TTGCGATTCCTTCGTGAGATTACCGAACTGAGCATCAAGTCCGTCCGGGATACGCAGTCCTACGAGCATTGTGTGTGGCTCCAGGACATCGCTGGCGCACCGGGTTGTGTGTGCAGGGTGCCGGGGGAGCTCTGGACGCACGGCGATGAATTCTGGGCGGAAGTTGTCAACCAGCGCAAGCCCCCAGCGCCGCTCCCTCCCGAGGTCTGCGAGCGGTGGATTAAAGGGGTGTGGGACGACTACGAGCAAGAGCCCACTCTTCGCGATCGCGTGTTGGTACCCGCCGAGGCTCAACCTGAAACAGACGCCATCCGCGAGGACGCGGCCGAGATCACGCAATGGGAGGAGCCGACGAAGCTGTTCGCCAGCCCGGCGGTTTCAAAAGATGGCGCAAGCGACGCAAATGCGCACGAGCTTGCGCTCGCCGACCATCCTGACGTCGCAGAGGCATGGCAAGCATATCTTGAGCAACAGTGGCGCCCATGGGTCGATCGGATCCAGACCTGGCTGCACAACCGCCGCATCTACCGCAAGTTCTTTGAGATCCATCAGGCCCAGGAACGACTGGGCGAGGCCTACGAGTTGGTCATGGGCTTCGGCCTGCTCGCGTGGGCACCTGAATCGGGTGAGCCGGTGCGACGGCATCTGTTGTGCGCCAACGTGGAACTTGAGCTTGATCCCAACAAGGGCGTGTTCACCCTGCGGCCCGCGTCCGAGGGGGTGAAGCTTCGTGTGGAACTCGACATGGTCCCCGTCGACCAGCGGCCGACCGACCTGCAAGAGCGCATGAGCGGCGCTGCACTGATCGCCGACGATGATCCCTGGGAACTGGGCCCGATTGAGAACGCGCTGCGGTCGGCCGCCCGGGCCCTGCACCAGGATGGCGAGTACGAGCGGGCAATGGAGCGTCCGGGGCAGGCCAATGCCGCTCCGCGCGTCCACATCGCGCCGGCGCTAATCTTGCGCAAGCGATCGACGCGCGACCTGCTCAAGGTGCTCGATGCCATCTCGCTCGATGTGGAAGAAGCCGGAGCACTCACGCCCCTGCTCCAGTTAGCCGTCGAAGCAACGGTCGATGCTCCAGAAAATGACGACCATGAGCGATCGCCGGTGGTCGACCTTCCCGAGCCGGTCTACATGCCGCTGCCGACCAACGACGACCAGGAGGCCATCGTCCACAAGGCGCGCCACGCCCACGGCGTGCTCGTTCAGGGACCGCCCGGAACAGGCAAGAGCCACACGATCGCCAACCTCATCTGCCACTTGCTGGCCACCGGCCAGCGCGTCCTCGTCACCGCTCAGACGCCTCGCGCCCTTCAGGTGCTCGTCGGTGATGGGGAGAAGGGTGGCAAGCTGCCCGAAGCCATCCGCCCGTTGTGCGTCGGCCTCATGGGACGCGGGCGTGACGAGATGCGTTCGCTCGGCGAGTGTGTCGGCCGGATCCTGGGAAAGCGCGAGGAATGGACCGAAGCGCACAGCGCGAAGACGATCGCGAAGCTGAAGCAGACGCTCGACGGGCTTCGTGCCCAGCAGGCGGGGCTTGCCTCGGACCTCCGCCAACTCCGCGAGCGCGAGACCTACCAGCACAGCTTCGGCGATGGTGCCTACAAGGGCACGCTGGCCCGGATCACGCGGGATATTGAGGCCGATGCGGCGCGGCTTGGCTGGTTCGAGGACGAGCCCGAAGAGGATGCGAGCTTTGATCCGATCGTGCGCGATGACCTTGGAGAATTTCTCGGCCTGTTGCGCAGCATTTCGGCGGACGATGAGCGAGAGCTGGCCCAGTCGTATCCTCGCCGCCATGACCTTCCCTCGCCCCAGGACTTCGCAAGCCTTGCCGGACGCGAGCGGGACGCAAAGTCTGAGGCTGCGCACTGGAGCGAGCCCGGGCGATGGGGTGAGGCCCTCAGACGCACCCCGCGAGACTCGGTCGAGATCGTCGCGACCACCAGCCAGGCCCTGCGGGCCAAGATCGAGCAGGCGACCGCGCGGCAGCTCCCGTGGAGCGACCGGGCGGTGCGCGAGGTCCTGGGCGAGCATGAGACGCCATGGCGCGAGCTGCTCGACGGCTCGGCGAGGTTGATCGATGGCCTACGAGCACGGGCACGCGATGCGGATGAGAAGCAGGTCCACGGTGCTCCCGAGAGCCTCGACGCCGAGGCCATGCGATTCGAGGCAACCCGCCTGGTGGAGCACCTGGAGGCCGGCGGGCGGTTGGGATGGAGCCCCTTCAAGCGCAGACCGAAAGCCGTTCGGAACGCGGCCAAGCTGATCCGGCCGGTTCGCATCGCGGGGCGTCCGTGCGAGGATGCGGCGGGGCTCCGGTTGCTGATCGAGCGAACCGAGACCGAATTGGCCGTGCGGCGGCTCTGCCGGCTATGGGCGGGCAAGGCTCACGCCGAGCACCCCCTGCTGGCCGATCGGGTCGCCGAGATCGAGGAACACAATGAGGTGCTCGCGGCCATCCTGGAAGCCTTCGAGCTGCTCGGCCCGTCGCAACAAGGCGCCCTTGCCGCTGGCGTATCGCCGATGCCGGCGTGGAGCGATCCGCAGACGGCCGCCGAGCTCGCGGCCTCGGCGCAGTACGCGTTGAGCCGGCTGGACCTGTCCAGTCTCGAAGAACAGTGGCGGGCCACTGCCCGCGCGCTGCCGCGTGAGGGCGATGCCAACGCGCATCCCATCAACACGGAGCTGCGACGCATCATCGAGCAGCGTGATGCGCACGGGTTTGCCGCGATGTGTCCAAGTCTCGAAGATCTGTGGAAGAGATCGGCCGATCTGGCCCGGCGCAAGAGTCTGGAACGCGGACTATCTGAGGTGCTGCCAAGGCTCGTCGATACTGCCCACGCGCAGCCAGACGATGACCGATGGCCCGAGCGCTTGGCGGATTTGGACAAGGCCTGGGCTTGGGCGTGCAGCCGCCAAGCGGTGCGCGCCCTGCTTGAGCAGGATGACTCGGAGGAACTGGAGCGTCGGTACAAGGACACGGGCCGGCGGATCGAGCAGGCCGTGGAGAATCTGGCGGCGGAGAAGGCGTGGCTGTCGTGCTTCACGACGATGAATGATGCGCACGCCAGCCACCTGAAGGGGTGGAAGCACGCGGTTCAGAAGGTTGGCAAAGGCACCGGCAAGCACGCCGAGAAGTATCGCCGGGACGCTCAGCGTCATCTCGAAGCATGCCGGGAGGCCATCCCGGCATGGGTCATGCCGTTGCACCGGCTTTACGAGTCCATCCAGCCCAAGGCGGGCATGTTCGACGTGGCCATCGTGGATGAGGCCTCGCAGTGTGCGCAGGACGCCCTCGTACTCGCGTACCTGGCCAAGCGCGTCATCGTGGTCGGGGACGACCAGCAGATCTCGCCTTCCGCTGGATTCATGGATGGCGACGTGGTTGAGATGCTTATCCGCAAGCACCTGGACTTCCTGGTTCACAAGGACCTGTTCCGCAAGGGCAATAGCCTTTACGACGCGGCAAACCGATGGTTTGGCAACAGCATCGTGCTCAAAGAGCACTTCCGGTGCGTGCCCGAGATTATCCGATTCAGCAACGACCTGTGTTATTCGGCGAGCCCGCTGATCCCGCTTCGTCAGGACCGCCCGAGTTTGGAGCCCCTCGTGTGCCGGCGCGTGCCCGAAGGCCATCGGGAGGGCAGGGGGCAGCGCGTGGTTAATAAGCCCGAAGCCGTCGCTTTGGCCGATGCCATTGCGGAGTGTTGCAACGATCCCCGGTACCGCGGCAAGACCATGGGCGTCATCACGCTCCAGGGTTCCGGCCAAGCCCCGATGATCGAGAACCTGCTGCTCGATCGGCTGGGTCCAGAAGAGATCGAGAAGCGCCGGATCCTGTGCGGCGACGCCTACGCCTTCCAGGGCGACGAACGTCACGTTATGTTCCTGAGCATGGTGGCGGCCCCGAACGAACGCATTGGTGCGTTGACCAAGGAGGACGACAAACGCCGCTTCAATGTGGCCGCGAGTCGTGCTCAAGACCAGATGTGGTTGTTCCACACCGCCACACCCAACGACCTCAATCCCAACTGCGTGCGGCGGCGGCTTCTCGATTTCTTCCAAGACCCCCGAGGAACCTTCGAAAGGTCGACCGGTGTGAGTGTCGAGCAGCTTGATCGCGCCGCGGTGAAGGGCGACCGGTACCCGGGTTCGCAACCTCACCCCTTCGATAGTTGGTTCGAGGTCGATGTCGCACTGCGGATCGCCAACACCGGCTACAGCGTGACGCCGCAGTACGAGCTCGCACGGTACCAGATCGATCTCGTGATCGAAGGGGAAGTCGACGGCAAACTCAGGCGTCTCGCGGTCGAGTGCGATGGCGACCATTGGCACGGACCCGAGCAGTACGCCCAAGATGTACACCGGCAGCGACAACTCGAGCGGGCGGGGATGCGATTCTGCCGAATCCGGGAGAGCGCCTTCTACGCCAACCAGGAAAAGGCGATGGAGCAAGTCTGGCAAGCTGTCTCGGATCTTGGGATTGGTAAGTCTCTGTAA
- the thrS gene encoding threonine--tRNA ligase has product MSHPVKITLPDGSTRDFDGPVTPLQVAQDIGARLAKAAVGARINGELADLDAPIVANCNLALLTEKTRDGKPDEGAMYLLRHSTAHVMAEAIQRVVPGAMLVYGPPLDTGFYYDIAFPEDRPLREGDFEAIEAEMAKIVKEDRPFTRYDMEYSDGLEKLKGEGSKYKLDNAHRAHEAGSLKLSFYATGEPGKDWEDLCRGPHVPSTGRIGAFKVMSLASSYWHGDENSDRLTRVYGTSFFSKKDLAEYLDRLEQAKARDHRVLGKKLGLFHIDETVGQGLVLWTPAGAVIRHELQQFIGTELTRQGYHEVFTPHIGKLDLYRTSGHFPYYADSQFPPLVDREHMHQLSEEGCTCAQLSNNLKVGQIEGFMLKPMNCPHHIKIYDSQPHSYRDLPLRLAEFGTVYRWEQSGELNGMTRVRGFTQDDAHLFCTPEQVGEEVQGCLELVKIIFGALGMEDYRVRVGLRDPDSGKYTGDAANWDKAEEACREAAKSLGVPFTEEPGEAAFYGPKIDFVVRDVIGREWQLGTVQVDYNLPERFELTYIGKDNKPHRPVMIHRAPFGSMERFIGVLIEHFGGAFPLWLSPEQVRVLPISEKTNDYALGVVAALKAAGIRATMDDSDGRIQAKIKNAAELRIPYLAVVGPRDQENNAVSIRARGVQKDLGALPVGEFVEALVSERESKGTESVRDRFAEAASV; this is encoded by the coding sequence ATGAGCCACCCAGTCAAGATCACCCTCCCCGACGGCTCCACCCGCGACTTCGACGGGCCGGTCACCCCCCTCCAGGTCGCCCAGGACATCGGCGCCCGGCTGGCCAAGGCCGCCGTGGGGGCCCGCATCAACGGCGAACTGGCCGATCTGGACGCCCCAATCGTCGCCAACTGCAACCTGGCACTGCTCACCGAGAAGACCCGCGATGGCAAGCCGGACGAGGGGGCCATGTACCTGCTGCGGCACTCGACTGCTCACGTGATGGCCGAGGCCATCCAGCGTGTCGTGCCCGGGGCCATGCTCGTGTACGGCCCGCCGCTGGACACCGGCTTCTACTACGACATCGCCTTCCCCGAGGACCGTCCATTGAGGGAAGGCGACTTCGAGGCCATCGAGGCCGAGATGGCCAAGATCGTGAAGGAAGACCGGCCCTTCACTCGCTACGACATGGAATACAGCGATGGGCTAGAGAAGCTCAAGGGCGAGGGCAGCAAGTACAAGCTCGACAACGCCCATCGCGCGCACGAGGCTGGCTCGCTCAAGCTCTCGTTCTACGCCACCGGCGAGCCCGGCAAGGACTGGGAGGACCTGTGCCGGGGCCCGCACGTGCCCAGCACCGGCCGCATCGGCGCGTTCAAGGTCATGAGCCTCGCCAGCAGCTACTGGCACGGCGACGAGAACAGCGACCGCCTCACCCGCGTCTACGGCACCAGCTTCTTCAGCAAGAAGGACCTGGCCGAGTACCTCGATCGCCTCGAACAAGCCAAGGCCCGCGACCACCGCGTGCTGGGCAAGAAGCTGGGGCTATTCCACATCGACGAGACCGTGGGCCAGGGCCTCGTGCTCTGGACCCCAGCCGGCGCGGTCATCCGGCACGAGCTCCAGCAATTCATCGGCACCGAGCTCACCCGCCAGGGCTACCACGAGGTCTTCACCCCGCACATCGGCAAGCTCGACCTCTACCGCACCAGCGGCCACTTTCCGTACTACGCCGACAGCCAGTTCCCGCCGCTGGTCGACCGCGAGCACATGCACCAGCTGAGCGAGGAGGGCTGCACCTGCGCGCAGCTCAGCAACAACCTCAAGGTCGGCCAGATCGAGGGCTTCATGCTCAAGCCCATGAACTGCCCGCACCACATCAAGATCTACGACAGCCAGCCGCACAGCTACCGCGACCTGCCCCTGCGCCTGGCCGAGTTCGGCACCGTCTACCGCTGGGAGCAATCGGGCGAACTCAACGGCATGACCCGCGTGCGCGGCTTCACCCAGGACGATGCGCACCTGTTCTGCACCCCCGAGCAGGTGGGCGAGGAGGTCCAGGGCTGCCTCGAGCTGGTCAAGATCATCTTCGGCGCCCTGGGCATGGAGGACTACCGCGTCCGCGTGGGCCTGCGCGACCCCGATAGCGGCAAGTACACCGGCGACGCGGCCAACTGGGACAAGGCCGAGGAGGCCTGTCGTGAGGCGGCCAAGTCGCTGGGTGTGCCCTTTACCGAGGAGCCCGGCGAGGCGGCCTTCTACGGCCCCAAGATCGACTTCGTCGTCCGCGACGTCATCGGCCGCGAGTGGCAGCTCGGCACCGTCCAAGTGGACTACAACCTGCCCGAGCGCTTCGAGCTGACCTACATCGGCAAGGACAACAAGCCCCACCGCCCGGTGATGATCCACCGCGCCCCCTTCGGCAGCATGGAGCGCTTCATCGGCGTGCTCATCGAGCACTTCGGCGGCGCGTTCCCCCTGTGGCTCAGCCCCGAGCAGGTGCGCGTGCTGCCCATCAGCGAGAAGACCAACGACTACGCGCTCGGGGTCGTCGCCGCCCTCAAGGCCGCGGGCATCCGCGCCACCATGGACGACTCGGACGGCCGCATCCAGGCGAAGATCAAGAACGCCGCCGAGCTGCGCATCCCCTACCTGGCCGTCGTCGGCCCGCGAGACCAGGAGAACAACGCCGTCTCGATCCGTGCGCGAGGCGTGCAGAAGGATCTCGGGGCGCTGCCGGTTGGTGAGTTTGTTGAGGCGTTGGTGAGTGAGCGGGAGAGCAAGGGGACGGAGTCGGTGCGGGATCGGTTTGCGGAGGCGGCGAGCGTGTAA
- a CDS encoding fatty acid desaturase, with protein MSNDRDQTARIGGSGRSGKALFQATKPFGVESPGRTWWYVLSTLAAIVVALAMAVISPWVPVRLTASVLGGLLLVRGFILYHDFIHKALLRNSRWGKVMFYPVGMLMLTPPTYWRHSHNFHHGNVGKPLEPKTAIDAGIVGATMAGAGMGTDEPEGHAEARGAELLLISDLGSFPLMSTEAWQRATFPQRLRYRVKRHWATIALAYVTVFFFSLSLLPTLRNPRRYWDGAIAIVLHLGVLAGLWLLGGFWAMFFGLMLPFAIASAMGAYLFYAQHNYEGMRILLPDHWSYYLGATESSSYMRLGKVMQWFTGNIGYHHIHHLNPLIPFYRLPEAMAAIPELQDAVATSLRPRDIVACLRLNLWDREHERLVRYREARA; from the coding sequence ATGTCCAACGACCGAGATCAAACAGCACGCATCGGTGGATCGGGACGCAGCGGCAAGGCCCTGTTCCAAGCCACCAAACCCTTTGGCGTCGAGTCGCCCGGTCGCACGTGGTGGTACGTGCTGTCGACGCTCGCGGCCATCGTGGTGGCGCTCGCGATGGCCGTGATATCGCCCTGGGTGCCCGTGCGGCTGACGGCATCGGTGCTGGGCGGGCTGCTACTGGTCCGCGGGTTCATCCTGTACCACGATTTCATCCACAAGGCCCTGCTGCGCAACTCGCGCTGGGGCAAGGTCATGTTCTACCCCGTGGGGATGCTGATGCTCACGCCGCCAACATACTGGCGGCACAGCCACAACTTCCATCACGGCAACGTTGGCAAGCCCCTGGAGCCCAAGACGGCCATCGACGCGGGCATCGTGGGCGCCACGATGGCTGGGGCGGGCATGGGCACCGACGAGCCAGAGGGCCACGCCGAGGCGAGGGGCGCCGAGTTGTTGCTGATTTCCGACCTAGGCTCGTTCCCGCTGATGTCCACCGAAGCGTGGCAGCGTGCGACGTTTCCCCAGCGTCTTCGCTACCGCGTCAAGCGGCACTGGGCGACCATCGCGCTGGCGTATGTCACGGTCTTCTTCTTTAGCCTGAGCCTGCTGCCCACGCTGCGCAACCCGCGTCGATACTGGGATGGGGCCATCGCCATCGTGCTGCACTTGGGCGTGCTCGCGGGGCTGTGGCTGCTGGGCGGATTCTGGGCGATGTTCTTCGGGCTCATGCTGCCCTTTGCCATCGCCTCGGCCATGGGCGCGTACCTCTTCTACGCCCAGCACAACTACGAGGGCATGCGCATCCTGCTGCCCGACCACTGGTCGTACTACCTCGGCGCCACCGAGTCGTCCAGCTACATGCGGTTGGGCAAGGTGATGCAGTGGTTTACCGGCAACATTGGCTACCACCACATCCACCACCTGAACCCCCTGATCCCCTTCTACCGCCTGCCCGAGGCGATGGCGGCCATCCCCGAGTTGCAGGACGCCGTGGCGACGTCGTTGCGCCCGCGCGACATCGTGGCCTGCCTACGGCTGAACCTGTGGGACCGCGAGCACGAGCGGCTGGTTCGGTACCGTGAGGCGCGGGCCTAA
- a CDS encoding MBL fold metallo-hydrolase, whose amino-acid sequence MTGDYPNSGPKRGIMRVARALARQWRPIVAERVGERTGLRSPAEPMAPAGSLPDRDAWDSAQFGAFWFGQATSMLRVGGQTILTDPHFAEHAGVGLRGKPTGRRRSIALPATVDDLPPIDVLVLTHAHMDHWHKPTLERLVSPTTTVVVPKHTRKLLPDRGRGFKNVIELRWQETEDLNGFGVTAWPCKHWGARYLIDRFRGYNAYVIEDDQRKLLFAGDTADTDAFDSLADDTNPIDTAILGIGNSYEPWDRVHATPEQAAGMASRMGANRLMPIHHSTFHDAAEPVGQPLERLRAVWAPREMICEDVGQAHLE is encoded by the coding sequence ATGACCGGTGACTATCCCAACTCGGGCCCAAAACGCGGCATCATGAGAGTGGCCCGGGCCCTGGCCCGCCAATGGCGGCCCATCGTCGCCGAGCGCGTGGGCGAGCGGACCGGCCTGCGATCCCCCGCCGAGCCCATGGCCCCCGCCGGTTCGCTCCCCGACCGCGACGCCTGGGACTCGGCCCAATTCGGGGCCTTCTGGTTCGGCCAGGCCACCAGCATGCTCCGCGTCGGCGGCCAGACAATATTGACCGACCCCCACTTCGCCGAGCACGCCGGAGTTGGATTGCGAGGCAAGCCCACCGGACGCCGCCGCTCGATCGCCCTGCCCGCGACCGTCGACGACCTGCCGCCCATCGACGTGCTCGTACTCACCCACGCCCACATGGACCACTGGCACAAGCCGACGCTGGAGCGGCTCGTGAGCCCCACCACCACCGTCGTCGTGCCCAAGCACACTCGGAAACTCCTGCCCGATCGCGGCCGCGGCTTCAAGAACGTGATCGAGCTCCGCTGGCAGGAGACCGAGGACCTGAACGGCTTCGGCGTGACGGCCTGGCCCTGCAAGCACTGGGGCGCCCGCTACCTCATCGACCGCTTCCGCGGCTACAACGCCTACGTGATCGAGGACGACCAACGAAAGCTCCTCTTCGCCGGCGACACCGCCGACACCGACGCGTTCGATTCGCTCGCCGACGACACGAACCCCATCGACACCGCCATCCTTGGCATCGGCAACAGCTACGAGCCCTGGGACCGCGTCCACGCCACCCCCGAGCAGGCCGCCGGCATGGCCAGCCGTATGGGGGCGAACCGCCTCATGCCCATCCACCACAGCACCTTCCACGACGCCGCCGAGCCGGTGGGCCAGCCGCTCGAACGCCTCCGCGCCGTCTGGGCCCCGCGCGAGATGATCTGCGAGGACGTGGGGCAAGCGCACCTGGAGTGA